A region from the Drosophila ananassae strain 14024-0371.13 chromosome 2L, ASM1763931v2, whole genome shotgun sequence genome encodes:
- the LOC6500482 gene encoding uncharacterized protein LOC6500482, whose translation MEHLSHLYPPQLPKVRGRPRATYAQTGEFDLGLIREYRSRPVLYDRSNKRFKDKLYVAQQWEQMSHKLGYDATSLRDRMITLRNRYNIEKRRVENGLSTQASQWPLFESLQFLGDHIRPRRSFKNMSRNDDDEEQYGMDDQSDSNGQNMSIKDEMEDESEIFDCEQTLPVTTVLGIPPNSDETNKSQRQSNGSDMANGKGYNHFAENFQNRHQPEYIISSPVVPKSINKRSAALDEPAIKRRAVQNMGMPSFYPTPAPPPLPASYAKFHGFGEFMVHSLCDMPMTTALRLVQKFTRELVQTSLKHDDSGSSTKPDQGDATDPVDPENSSESQGEDFE comes from the exons ATGGAGCATCTCTCGCACTTATACCCCCCGCAGCTTCCGAAAGTGCGTGGCCGACCACGGGCCACCTATGCCCAAACCGGGGAGTTCGATCTGGGCCTGATCCGGGAATACCGATCCCGCCCAGTGCTCTACGATCGCTCCAACAAGCGTTTCAAAGACAAACTGTATGTGGCCCAACAGTGGGAACAAATGTCCCATAAGCTAGGCTATGACG CAACCAGTTTAAGGGACCGCATGATCACTTTAAGGAATCGCTACAACATTGAGAAGCGACGCGTTGAGAACGGACTCTCCACCCAGGCGTCTCAGTGGCCGCTGTTCGAGAGCCTCCAGTTTCTTGGCGACCACATCCGACCCAGGCGCAGCTTTAAGAACATGTCCCGAAATGACGACGATGAGGAGCAGTATGGCATGGACGACCAGAGCGATAGCAACGGTCAAAATATGAGTATTAAGGATGAAATGGAGGATGAAAGCGAGATTTTTGATTGCGAACAAACGCTTCCCGTTACTACAGTACTGGG GATTCCACCGAACTCCGACGAGACAAACAAGAGCCAGCGGCAGAGCAACGGCAGCGACATGGCCAATGGCAAGGGCTACAATCACTTTGCGGAGAATTTCCAAAATCGCCATCAGCCGGAATATATCATCAGTAGTCCCGTAGTTCCGAAGAGCATTAATAAGCGTTCGGCGGCGCTCGACGAGCCAGCGATCAAACGCAGGGCTGTCCAAAATATGGGAATGCCTTCCTTCTACCCCACACCCGCTCCCCCACCTTTGCCAGCGTCATACGCAAAGTTCCACGGCTTTGGCGAATTTATGGTCCACTCTCTGTGCGATATGCCTATGACAACTGCTCTGCGTTTGGTTCAGAAATTCACCCGCGAGCTCGTCCAGACTTCCCTCAAACATGACGACAGTGGGAGCTCAACGAAGCCAGACCAGGGCGATGCCACCGACCCGGTCGATCCCGAAAACAGCAGCGAGTCTCAGGGGGAGGATTTTGAGTAG